ACTCGAATCATAATTCCATCTTTTTGCAATTCAGTAGACATTCTCATGTGGGGAGGTCTGCGAAACCTTTTTATTTCTTGGCGGCTTGGTTGGCTGAGGGGAGTTTTGCTAATATGATCAATGAGAATTGGGCTTCTTCTGGATCAGTTGTAGTATCCATCAAAACtataagggttaatgtcaaaaaaattcaccaactttacacgttttttcattttaatcacgtaatttaaattttctcattttcatgcacgaacaaccaccttttctcaaattcatgcacgatgctgaggtgtcacggctccattggtataattcgctgaggtggaggtcattttacaccaataaataaGTGTCACCTCagtaccgtgcatgaatttgagaaaaagtggtagttcgcgcatgaaaatgaaaaaaatttaaactgtgtgattaaagtgaaaaaacgtgtaaagttcgtgattttttttgacattaatccAAACTATAACTGAGAAGATAAAGAGCTggaattttttaacttttggtaATATATTCCAACGCAAGAAGCGGATATTAGCCAGGTTAGGGGGAATTCAACAAGCAAAAGAGAATTATTGTAACCAGAGACTTATCAATATGGAAGAGCAGCTAAGGTTAGATCTTGAAAATACTCCTTACCAGGAAGAGCTGTTAGGGCTTCAGACGGCTCGGTGTGACTGGGTTGTTGATGGTGACCGCAATACGGCTTATTTTCACAAACGTGTTTTGATTCAGAGAAGGTATAACAAGATCTTGGCTCTTAAAATGACAATGAGCAGATTATTAATGATCAAGAGGAACTCAAGGTTATGGCTGTGGCGTATTTTTAAAAGCTTTTTACCAAGGAACACATTTTGCCTGATCCTCTTCCTTGCCGTGGTCTCTTTCCTATTTTGGAGAGTTGTGTTCGTGATAAGCTGGCTGCTGCTGTTACGCATGAGGAGATCAAGAATGCTCTTTAGAATATGCAACCTTTAAAAGCCCCGGGGTTAGATGGTCTCCATGCTTTGTTTTACCAAAGTCAATGGGCAACGATGGGAGGTACAATCTGTGATTTTATTCAGGGGATTTTCAATGGGCAGCCTAAATCAAAATCTCATCACTCTTATTCCTAAATGTGAAAACCCCGACTCTCTTAAGAGCTATAGACCGATTAGCCTTCGCAATGTGCTTTATAAGATGATTACTAAGATTACCGCTAATCGTCTCAAGATAATCATACGTGTTGTTATTGGTCTCGCTCAAACGAGCTTTGTTGAGGGGAGACAAATTACTGATAATATCATCCTTGCTCAAGAAGCGTTACATTCGATGAGAAAGAAAAAAGGTCGGAAGGGGTCTATGGTTATTAAGATTGATCTAGAAAAGACGTATGATTATTTATCTTGGGATTTTCTTCGCGATACCATGGATGATATATGAATCCCTTCTTATTTTTCGGATGTCATCATGAATTGTGTGTCTACCTCTTCGATGAGTATTCTTTGGAATGGTTGCCCTCTTGAGGCCTTTACCCCTTCGTATGGTATTAGACAAGGAGATCCGATATCGCCTTATCTATTCGTTTTTTGTATTGAGAAACTGGCCTAGATGATCAATTTGGAATGTGTGGATAATAATTGGTAGCCGCTGGTTACGGGGAGACATTGTCCTGGTTTGTCTCATCTATTTTTCGTCGACGATTTACTTCTCTTTGGTGAGGCATCTATAGAGTAGGTTgatgttattaataatatccTAGATATATTCTGTAATTCCTTGGGGAAGAAAATCAATAGGGAGAAGACAAAGGTTCTTTTTCGGCTAATGTTCCCTTTTCTAAGAGGACTACCTTGGCTAATAAGCTTTGGTTTACTGTTACCGAAGACTTGGGTAACTACCTAGATGTTACTCTTTTTCATGGTGGATACACTAAGGCGCACTCGGCTGGTGTTATGTCGAGGATTAAATCTAGGTTATCAAATTGGAATGCTAATACTTTGACATTAGCTAGTCGGTCTACTcttattaaatcaattttgtCTACTATTTGTAATatcccaaaatgtttaattatttaattggaccacgtgtccagtttggactcgccagagtggcgaaatcggaaagatttctgttaaaagtaaagtaaataaatttcaaataggtcggtttcggggaattaattatgcggaaattacggttatatttcaattctaaagttagaattggaattaaaaggataagtgtcaagaaaagcccaaaataaagaatagggactaaagtggtaatttagccactatgtgtcgaaaatggaaatttataggttttgacggaaaagtattaatatcgagtttcgtattatttatcggatataaataatacgtataagccataataaaagaatttatcgatttagttatggactaaattgaataaaagaaaagtttaaaggaaaaatgataacaaacaaaaagaacaaggatcaaagtaaGCTTTTAGCCAGATTATATAAGCAAGAAGAAATTGAATCAGAAGGGGAAGAGAATGATCCAGAGAAATTGAGAAATCATCGAATAGCTAAGATGATAACACTTTTACCCTAACCAAGTCTAGAGATAAACAACCTAATAACCCAATCAAAATTAAACTCaatctttaaatcaaattaattattaattaattattatttttaatatatatatatatatatatatatatatatatatatatatatatatatatatatatatatatatatatatatatacatacttagaaataattatattttctaattaagattaatttaaactaatttaaattttttattaatttaattaaacctaattaaaccttataactttattaaatacaTATGATaggtatataattatttttaatttaattaaaaaattaaataaatcaaaacccGTCATATTCATTCcgaaatttcatattcatcctGAAATTTCAGCCATCACCATCTTCTGAACCGCCGCTGCCCTCAAATCCCGCTGTTTGTCCCTAACGAATAGCCCCAAGGTTATTCGTCTGAGGAAGACGAACCCAGATGGTTCGATTTGAGGAAGAGGAGCAGCTGGGTTTGAGGACGGAAACGGGTTGGAAGATGGTGGCAGCTGAAATTTCTGGAGAATATGAAACTTAGTGATGAATatgaaaatttttaatttgtttaattttttattaaaatttaaaattgatatttttagtcattttatTATTGTATTAGATTTGGCAGAATCAATTATAACATTTATAAgtatatgataaaattaataattatactttgactaaaaattatatattgatttaatttaataattttatattttatattaattactatatttcaataataaataaaaatgaaaaaactaattaataaaaagatattTTAGTCATGTTagcatttttaaataaattgaatttttatcttCTTTATTTATTGTATTAATATAGTTGAtataaattagatatttattatattaaccGTAACTATCCAAATTTAGCTGGTCCAAATTATTTGCAGACATATTTCACTAGTCTAACAtagataatcaaaataaatttggtTGTTGAATCATAATCATTATAAGGCTTCAACAATTTCAATGTCATACGTTAcgtttatttttctttgaatttgcAATGTTTTCGTCACAACTAATCTCAAATCCAGCCCAGATCATATCTAAGCATTGTGATTCATCGACGTCTCCTTTTTTTAGGTCTAGTATACGGAAAAGTTCTCGAGTCGACTTCAACATCAACTGTAGTAGTTCAAATTTAAGTGgtttaaattaacttttaaatttaacctACTAgactaaaatggttaaattataaatattataaaattctcAAACCATCCTCacattttcaaagtgaaatgttaCACTAACtcacataatttttaatttttaatatatttgtcaATATCGTTAtagttttgaatattttaacattatttcagtttatatatttatagttatttgatttaatttaccGAGTAACATGAGTGGTTCTATAAGTGTACTAGTgcataaagtaaaaaaaaaaaaattgactttcactaaaataattatgaatttaatattGTTTTGAAAGTATTTCAAAATATAGTAATCTATACATGCATTCACTTGCTCATCACTTTTGAATTTATTGAAGTATATAATACATTTGGAGGGAAGTAAGGATTGACATTATGATCCCAGATTATGTCAACTTGGCAAGTGGGTTTCTTTTAAGCTTGTGGATGTAGGGGATGCACTCATGTAATTTTATGATTGATTATTGATAATATCTTCTTTTTGTTGGGTATGATTAGTCACCAATTTATGAGACATATCACCCAAAAGTTGTTATTCAACGCGCAAAATCATCATTTCTAAGTACAAGACTATAAGGTGTGTATGGTGTTTCAACTTGTATAGtaaataaataactaattagagTGAGAACCCATTTGGTTGTGTTGTATTGTTGAGTTGCCTCTTTTCATTGATATTGATATTTGGTAGGCCATGTGTCCCATTGAAAATTGTCATTACTCAATTTGGATAATGTATTAAATCCTTTTGCTAGCTGAGAGTATTTGATTATATGTAAGTTAGAATGTAAAGATATTTATGCATATGAATGTATTTAGGTTCAACTATGATCAAAATAACTGATACTAATGAATAGATGGTGGAACTCtgtacttataatttttttatattttcattacTTTAATAATGTGAGATTCTATTAACACTCTCTCTCAAGTGTAATCGGGATTGAACATTCGGTTGTCATTTGATTGAAACTCACCATGGAACTGAAATTTTGATTAATACGCAGCGGCAATACCGGACCGGGCCACAAGAAATGAACAATCAGGCGGACAACCGAAAAACTAAGAGCTCGGGCCATACCTAGTCTAATACCATATTAGAAATACTATCGGTTGTAGATAGGTTAGAATGTAAGAATCCACATGTATATGTATGTGCTTAGATTCAACAATGATCATACTAACTAGTActagtttttttattagatgATGATTATATAAAGCACATTCTTGAAATTAggaatgtaaaaaaaattgggaATACAGCTTAAGAAATCCAAAGCAACGCTAAAATAACAAACTAGctgctaataaaaaaattctaaatttttgaAAACATCATTCTCATTGTAAGCAAAACTTGAGTTATGATATTTAAAATGACTTGATCCTTTGTTAATGCACAAGAAGAGTAATTCATTTAAGAGAAACGGTCTATTTATGCCTCTAATGTTTACCTCAAGGCTCGGATTTgcctctaatttttttttttgactgaGATACACTCCTGACGTTGCAAAACTATCCTATTAATGCCCTTATCTTTGACGGggttaaataattcaaattttccaTCATCTCTTTCCTACGTGGATAACTCATTAATGACATGGTTGGTACACCTAAACCTATTAAGGGAAAAGATTTGTTTATACCCTTAATGTTTATCCCAAAACCCATATTTGCCCCTAAGTTTGTTTTTGGCAGAAATACACCTAAGTCTCATTAAACTACAGTGTAAGATGTATGATAAATTTGTAGatctaacaaataaaaaatggcTTATGCTATAGTTATAAGCGAATTAATCGCAGATCTGCATTACAAatctttaaaagataaattaaataatcGTGCTGGAGTTGGATACAAGATTGAGTCTTAGAAGAAATCTGCAGTTGGAAACTTGAAACGTCGGCAAAATTGCTGAAAGCAACATAAATCTGCAACAAAATAAACTGGGACCAACATGAGAATCTTGAAGAAATCAagaaaactttacaaaatatgATCTATCAAGAATCGGAACAGGTGATTGTCTAAAACGATAAGATGTTCATCAAATTTGCAAAACACTCGACAAAATCATATAAACCAAATACATAAATTGCAACAGCACTCTTAAATTACATCAAGTCCACAATGAAGCAATTTATTCAAGAAAGACACGAAATATACATAACACGGGCGGACAGACGATGATTTCCAGCCGAAGACCGGAGATCATCGCCTTCTACCCACCAAATCCGATGATCGAAACccttttttctaaaaaaattggcGTTTCTCTCTCTAGAACCATAGAGAGAGAATACCGCTTTAATTgagaatttatatattttaaagttggttttttttattaaattattattcaactaattaaattaagagATGATTACTTTCAAACCCTTGAGGTTCTGATGTTTACCCCTACGATATCCGCCGTCTCCACGAAACTggaattttgattaaattatatatgtaaataTGTCTTAGCCCATATTTACATTATATACTGAGTGTTATAaaagtatgttttttttttatgaaattatgttttttatatatagaagTATGTTTTAGGTAGATTTTTTTCATGctaaaaaaatttggattatatatgaacttaaaaaatgaaaaaatatctTTCTGCAGAGGTATTAGGCTTTTAAAGGGATGCTTTTCGACTCTGTCCAAAAATTAGGCTTTCAATCGCTCAACTGACTAAGCCCGCTCAGGCATTGGTCTCAATCACTAGGCCTGGGCCTTTATGCTTCAGCCCATTATTGCTACAACACGCCATTTTCCAGTCTTCACAAATCACAAGACGTCTCATTCTCATCTTTCCTTTTCTCTGTGTCCCTCTTCAGCTATTGGTTCTCATATACTATAACTTTCAAAACCTATGGCGACGACGACGAATATAATGGACGACGACGTTTACCTTATTCTCGCCGAGCAACGCCGTGAACTCACGGCGGCGCAATTCATCGATTCTGATTTAGATTTCGCTTACCAACTCCAACTCCAAGAAGCCATAAACGCTTCCCTAGTTCTCCTCCCTTCCTCTTCCACGTCACAGCCACCGCAACCGCCACAACCCGAAAACGACGCCGTTGCCTCCTCTTCGTTTCCCTCTCTCCAGTCGGAGGAACTCGCGAAACTCGAACAAGAATTAAACGACCGGAAACAGTCCGAACTTGAAGCGCGCAAAATAAGGGACGATCTCAACCGTCGGATTCACGATCAGAAACTCGCGCGTGAGATTGTGCGAATTCCGGAGGATGACTGGGGCGAGTGGGGTGATGAGTTTGAGAAACCTTATCAGAGTGTTAGTTGTAGCAGTGGTGCTGCTAGTTCTTCTAAAAGTGGTGTTATTCATAACGAGGAGAGTGtgtttagaatttattttaagggtttGATAAGTGAGGAGACTGTGGATGGTAAAATGGTAAATTTGGGTGGTATTGGGGTTGCAATTTGTGATCCTGATGATAATTTGGTATTTGAAATAAGGAAGCCATTGATTGGGAATGGAATGGGTAAGCAAGCTATTGAGACTAAAGCTTTGATTGAAGGGCTTAGTGCTGCTATTGCGTTGGAGCTTAAAAGGGTCGTCATTCATTGTCATTATCATCCGCTTTATCAGTTTGTAAGTATATTTGTTGAGCTCTAATTTGAACCTATCCATGCTACATTATCGTATTCATATTAGTTTAAAGTGCTAAACTTGAGAATTGAATTGGATTCTTTTATATGCATTTGAAGGAATTATGAGAGAATTGAAAATACAACTCAATTTCATTAAGCGTGGTAAGTTGGTGAATTATGTATCTTCCAAGAATTGGGATGTAATATATATGAACTATAAGCAGCTTATTGATAATATATGATTACACTCCATATTAAGTTGGTGTCGTTTCCGCGGATATTTGAAAATTTAGGAGGATGATCTTAGGAGTATCTCTATAATGAACCCTACTCTCACTATTTAATCCTTGTTGAAACAACTGAATTTCAAGTGAGTGAAAGAAAAACAACTTATATTAAGTTAGGTTATGAGGctgaaagttttttttattccgTAAGACTTGAAGACATAGTTAATGCATTTGGCGTGGCATGATGTAGTAATTTGAGCACTTGCCAGGTTTCCCATACCTATCCTCCCCTTGATTCACCATTTTCAGATGTCCGCTGAATGCTGATAGTGtctgtttttattgttttagctGTAGAGAGTCTATGAGAATGCATACaagttttttgatattttttgacaGTTGCTTTTAAAAAATGTTCCAATGATTTGCAATGGAGTTAGTTGAGTTTATATTATGCCATTCAGATTATTGGTAGATGGCCAGCAAAGCAGCGCAAGGTTGCAGCCTTAGTCAATCAAGTGTCCCTTCTCCGAAAGGAATTCACAATGTGCAGAACCATACTTGTGCCGCATAATGATATTAAGTATGCATTTAAACTTGCAAAAGATGCAATAGTTTCTCAGGTCACAAGGCCAGCAGAACCTAGCCATGGCAAGACTTTTCAGGAAACTTGTGTTATTTGTTTAGAAGATACAGATGCTGAACGCATATTTTCAGTTGATGAATGCCAGCATAGATACTGTTTTCCTTGTATGAAACAACATGTGGAGGTGAAGTTGCTTCATGGAATGGTGCCTAAATGTCCTCATGACGCCTGTAAATCAGAGCTCACTGTTGACAGCTGTAGCAAATTTTTGACATCCAAATTAATTGAGATGATGATCCGACGAATAAAAGAAGCTTCGATTCCTGTGTCAGAGAAGATTTACTGCCCATATCCCAAGTGCTCTGTATTAATGTCGAGAAGTGAGGTGTCTGATGGTTCTGAACGTTCCAGTGCTAGGAAATGCTTGAAATGTCATGGCCTTTTCTGTATTGACTGCAAGGTCCCCTGGCATAGCAATATGACTTGTATTGATTACAAAATATTGAATCCTAACCCACCTGCAGAAGAGTTGAAATTAAAGTCTCTTGCTACAAGAAACCTATGGCGACAGTGCGTGAAATGTAACCATATGATTGAACTTGCTGAAGGCTGTTATCACATGACTTGCAGGTATCTTGCTCATCTACCTTTTAATTTGAGTCATTTGACCTGTCCTACACTCCTACTATAATCAAATGCCTAAATGTCCAACTTTTAATTGCTTTAAATAGGACACATGTGGTGTATATGTTACATTTCCGGGAAGATCGCTCATCTTATAACGCATTTATAGTGCTTAGCTGATTCTGATTTATACATGCGTCAATGTAAATGATTACCATAGCTGAATTGTATAGGTAAGATTGTGAAAATAGAATCGGAGTCTTACGAGGATACTATTAGGGATAAGTTTTAGTATCAGGCAGGTGAAGAGTAGCCTTCCCCGATTGACTTATGTGgtgtttgataaaactgaaaattaagtgctgaattttACGAGTGGAATATATTAATCACTGAAACTTTTAAGTACTGAATGTTATAATATATTTGATACCTTTCatcac
This region of Mercurialis annua linkage group LG1-X, ddMerAnnu1.2, whole genome shotgun sequence genomic DNA includes:
- the LOC126664715 gene encoding E3 ubiquitin-protein ligase RSL1-like; the encoded protein is MATTTNIMDDDVYLILAEQRRELTAAQFIDSDLDFAYQLQLQEAINASLVLLPSSSTSQPPQPPQPENDAVASSSFPSLQSEELAKLEQELNDRKQSELEARKIRDDLNRRIHDQKLAREIVRIPEDDWGEWGDEFEKPYQSVSCSSGAASSSKSGVIHNEESVFRIYFKGLISEETVDGKMVNLGGIGVAICDPDDNLVFEIRKPLIGNGMGKQAIETKALIEGLSAAIALELKRVVIHCHYHPLYQFIIGRWPAKQRKVAALVNQVSLLRKEFTMCRTILVPHNDIKYAFKLAKDAIVSQVTRPAEPSHGKTFQETCVICLEDTDAERIFSVDECQHRYCFPCMKQHVEVKLLHGMVPKCPHDACKSELTVDSCSKFLTSKLIEMMIRRIKEASIPVSEKIYCPYPKCSVLMSRSEVSDGSERSSARKCLKCHGLFCIDCKVPWHSNMTCIDYKILNPNPPAEELKLKSLATRNLWRQCVKCNHMIELAEGCYHMTCRCGYEFCYNCGAEWKGKKPTCSCPIWDEDYILGNRLGSDDEEEDFEFDDDDDDEDFYVHDYHDYADGFF